A part of Fusarium graminearum PH-1 chromosome 3, whole genome shotgun sequence genomic DNA contains:
- a CDS encoding proteasome component PUP2 has protein sequence MFMARSEYDRGINTFSPEGRLFQVEYSLEAIKLGSTAIGVATSEGVILGVEKRVTSTLLETSSVEKIVEIDRHIGCAMSGLQADARSMVEHARVESQSHAFNYNEPLRVESCTQAICDLALRFGEGADGEETIMSRPFGVALLIAGFDEDGPQLFHAEPSGTFYRYDAKAIGSGSEGAQAELQNEYHKSLTLIDAETLVLKTLKQVMEEKLDAKNVQLASVTKEKGFRIYTDEEMAAVVERLPAN, from the exons ATGTTTATGGCAAGATCCGAATACG ACCGAGGCATCAACACCTTCTCCCCCGAAGGCCGTCTCTTCCAGGTCGAATACTCTctcgaggccatcaagctcgGCTCCACGGCCATCGGCGTAGCCACCTCCGAAGGTGTCATCCTCGGTGTTGAGAAGCGCGTTACCTCTACCCTCCTCGAGACATCCTCCGTCgagaagattgtcgagaTCGACCGCCATATTGGCTGCGCCATGTCAGGCCTCCAGGCCGATGCCCGCTCCATGGTTGAGCATGCCCGAGTCGAAAGCCAGTCCCACGCCTTCAACTACAACGAGCCCCTCCGTGTTGAGAGCTGCACCCAGGCTATCTGCGATCTCGCCCTGCGCTTCGGTGAGGGTGCTGACGGAGAGGAGACTATCATGAGTCGTCCTTTCGGCGTTGCTCTCCTCATTGCTGGCTTCGACGAGGATGGCCCTCAGCTGTTCCACGCTGAGCCCAGTGGTACTTTCTACCGCTACGACGCCAAGGCCATTGGCTCTGGCTCAGAAGGTGCCCAGGCTGAGCTCCAGAACGAATACCACAAG TCCTTGACTCTCATAGACGCAGAGACTCTTGTTCTCAAGACATTGAAGCAggtgatggaggagaagttAGATGCCAAGAACGTGCAGTTGGCTAGCGtgaccaaggagaagggcttCAGAATATACACAGACGAGGAGATGGCCGCAGTCGTGGAGCGGCTGCCAGCCAACTAA
- a CDS encoding rab GDP-dissociation inhibitor: MDEIAPEYDVVVLGTGLTECILSGVLSVKGKKVLHIDRNDHYGGEAASVNLETLFKKYGNFREGEEPWKQYGRLNDWNIDLVPKFLMSSGELTNILVSTDVTRYLEFKQVAGSYVQQGASNKATVAKVPSDAAEALRSPLMGLFEKRRMKSFIEWVGSFDPKDPSTHKGLDMNKCTMKDVYDKFGLEATTKDFIGHAMALYLTDDYITTPGQAPEAIDRIRLYGNSVARYGKSPYIYPLYGLGELPQGFARLSAIYGGTYMLNTNIDEIQYDGDKAVGIKATMTGVEEMKFETKAKMILGDPSYFPNKAKVVGHVLRAICILKHPLAGTNDADSAQLIIPQSQVGRKNDIYIACVSSAHNVCPKGYWIAIVSTIAETTANHHVELQAGLERLGKIEEQFMGPPIPVYEPLEDGSKDNIFISKSYDATSHFETNTDDVKDIYRRATGEELKVEGLREGIQVAEEQ, from the exons atggatgagattgcccCCGAATATGACGTTGTCGTGCTGGGCACCG GTTTGACCGAGTGTATTCTTTCTGG TGTTCTGAgtgtcaagggcaagaaggtcCTACACATCGACCGAAACGACCACTACGGCGG AGAGGCCGCTTCCGTGAACCTTGAGACT CTCTTCAAGAAGTACGGAAACTTCCGTGAGGGCGAGGAGCCCTGGAAGCAATATGGCCGCCTCAACGACTGGAACATCGATCTCGTTCCCAAGTTCCTCATGTCCTCGGGCGAGTTGACCAACATTCTCGTCTCTACTGATGTTACACGATACCTCGAGTTCAAGCAAGTCGCTGGCAGCTACGTCCAGCAGGGCGCCTCCAACAAGGCCACCGTCGCCAAAGTTCCTTCTGACGCTGCCGAGGCTCTGCGATCCCCCCTTATGGGACTCTTCGAGAAGCGACGCATGAAGTCTTTCATCGAGTGGGTTGGCAGCTTCGACCCCAAGGATCCCAGCACACACAAGG GCCTTGACATGAACAAGTGCACAATGAAGGATGTCTACGACAAGTTCGGCCTCGAGGCAACCACCAAGGACTTCATCGGCCACGCCATGGCTCTCTACCTCACCGACGACTACATCACCACCCCTGGCCAGGCTCCCGAGGCTATCGATCGCATCCGTCTCTACGGAAACTCTGTTGCTCGATACGGAAAGTCTCCTTACATTTACCCTCTCTACGGCCTCGGCGAGCTTCCCCAGGGTTTTGCCCGCCTGTCTGCCATCTACGGTGGCACTTACATGCTtaacaccaacatcgacgaGATCCAGTACGATGGCGACAAGGCTGTTGGCATCAAGGCTACCATGACCGGTGTCGAGGAGATGAAGttcgagaccaaggccaagatgatcctCGGTGACCCCTCTTACTTCcccaacaaggccaaggttgttgGACACGTTCTCCGAGCCATCTGCATCCTCAAGCACCCTCTCGCTGGCACCAACGATGCCGACTCTGCCCAGCTCATCATTCCCCAATCTCAAGTTGGCAGAAAGAACG ACATATACATCGCCTGTGTTTCTTCCGCTCACAACGTCTGCCCTAAGGGTTACTGGATCGCTATCGTCTCAACCATTGCTGAGACCACAGCTAACCACCATGTCGAGCTCCAGGCTGGTCTGGAGCGCCTTGGCAAGATCGAGGAGCAGTTCATG GGCCCTCCCATTCCCGTCTACGAACCTCTTGAGGATGGTTCCAAggacaacatcttcatctccaagagcTACGATGCTACCAGCCACTTTGAGACAAACACagacgatgtcaaggatatcTACCGCCGCGCCACTGGcgaggagctcaaggttgagggtTTGAGGGAAGGTATCCAGGTTGCTGAGGAGCAGTAA
- a CDS encoding orotate phosphoribosyltransferase, with protein sequence MSAQLAPYKQEFLQAAIAGEILKFGSFELKSKRISPYFFNAGLFHTARLAGAIATAFAKSISETQKENGLDFDIIFGPAYKGIPLASSIAVKLGEIAPENLDRVSYSFDRKEAKDHGEGGNIVGAPLKGKKILIVDDVITAGTAKREAIDKIRKEGGIVVGIVVALDRMEKLPATDGDETKPGPSAIGELRKEFDIPIFAILTLDDIIAGMKNFASEEDIKRTEEYRLKYKASD encoded by the coding sequence ATGTCAGCTCAACTCGCTCCCTACAAGCAAGAGTTCTTGCAGGCCGCCATCGCTGGCGAGATCCTCAAGTTTGGCAGCTTCGAGCTCAAGTCAAAGCGCATCTCACCCTACTTCTTCAACGCCGGCCTCTTCCACACTGCTCGTCTCGCCGGCGCTATCGCTActgcctttgccaagtcCATCTCCGAGACCCAGAAGGAGAACGGTCTTGActtcgacatcatcttcggcCCCGCTTACAAGGGAATTcctttggcttcttccaTTGCTGTTAAGCTCGGCGAGATCGCCCCCGAGAACCTCGACCGTGTGTCCTACTCCTTCGATCgcaaggaggccaaggacCACGGTGAGGGGGGCAACATCGTCGGTGCGCctctcaagggcaagaagattCTTATCGTCGACGATGTCATCACTGCTGGTACCGCTAAGCGAGAGGCTATTGACAAGATCCGAAAGGAGGGTGGTATCGTCGTTGGTATCGTCGTTGCCCTTGACCGTATGGAGAAGCTCCCTGCCACCGACGGCGACGAGACCAAGCCCGGCCCCAGCGCTATTGGCGAGTTGAGGAAGGAGTTTGACATCCCCATCTTCGCTATCTTGACCCTCGACGACATTATCGCTGGCATGAAGAACTTTGCTTCTGAGGAGGACATCAAGCGAACTGAGGAATACCGCCTCAAGTACAAGGCCAGCGACTAA
- a CDS encoding nucleolar GTP-binding protein 1: protein MKTTWKDIPPVPTQQEFLDIVLSRTQRKLPTQIRAGFKISRIRAFYTRKVKFTQETFSEKFGAILESFPRLQDIHPFHKDLLNTLYDADHFRIALGQMSTAKHLIETISRDYVRLLKYGQSLFQCKQLKRAALGRMATLIKRLKDPLMYLDQVRQHLGRLPSIDPNTRTLLICGYPNVGKSSFLKSITRADVDVQPYAFTTKSLFVGHFDYKYLRFQAIDTPGILDHPLEEMNTIEMQSITAIAHLRSAIMYFMDLSEQCGYTVSAQIALFKSIKPLFSNKLVFVVINKIDVTRPEDLEPSVQEELQGILKSGEVELLQLSCNTMEGVQEVKNAACERLIAERVNQKLKAGTNTSGAIGGRLADVMSRIHVAQPMGGQTLETFIPEGIKDRKKYDKEDPERRRTARDEQDENGGAGVFNVDMKADYMLANPEWKYDKIPEIYDGKNVYDFIDPDIEAKLQALEEEEEKLEAEGFYESDEDDEDDEEAEVLRKAELIREKQQLIRNEARMKKRLKNQAIIPRKMMKKPLSEFEDALDQLGVDTTDIADRARERSRGRARSRSRMGTEDPDSMDVDGHTSTPRERMRSISRPASRAPTASRRDDGVPDDVLRSKADRIAKLNQKRMNRMARQGEGDRHTTASITKHLVVGKRGMGKTNRR, encoded by the exons atgaagacgaccTGGAAGGACATCCCGCCGGTGCCTACTCAGCAGGAGTTCCTCGATATTGTACTGAGCCGAACGCAAAGAAAGTTGCCGACCCAGATTCGCGCCGGTTTCAAAATCAGCCGTATTCGAG CTTTCTACACACGAAAGGTCAAGTTCACCCAGGAGACCTTTTCTGAAAAGTTTGGCGCCATCCTCGAGAGTTTCCCTCGTCTTCAGGATATCCACCCGTTCCACaaggatcttctcaacaccctcTACGATGCCGACCATTTCAGAATCGCCCTCGGTCAGATGTCAACTGCCAAGCACTTGATCGAGACCATCTCCCGCGACTATGTCCGTCTCCTCAAGTACGGTCAGTCGCTGTTCCAGTGCAAGCAGCTCAAGAGGGCTGCCCTGGGTCGCATGGCCACTCTCATTAAGCGACTCAAGGACCCCCTCATGTACCTCGACCAGGTCCGCCAGCATCTCGGTCGTCTGCCCTCGATCGACCCCAACACCCGAACACTGCTTATTTGCGGTTACCCCAATGTTGGAAAGTCCAGTTTCCTCAAGAGCATTACTCGCGCCGACGTCGACGTCCAGCCTTATGCTTTTACCACAAAGAGTCTGTTTGTCGGTCACTTCGACTACAAGTACCTCCGCTTCCAGGCCATTGATACCCCCGGTATTCTAGACCACCCTCTTGAGGAAATGAACACCATTGAGATGCAGAGCATCACGGCTATTGCGCATTTGCGTTCTGCCATTATGTACTTTATGGATCTTTCTGAGCAGTGTGGTTACACAGTTAGCGCCCAGATTGCTCTtttcaagagcatcaagcccctcttctccaacaaactcgtctttgttgtcaTTAACAAGATTGACGTTACCCGACCCGAGGACCTCGAGCCTTCAGTCCAGGAAGAGCTCCAAGGAATCCTCAAGTCTGGTGAGGTCGAGCTCCTTCAGTTGTCTTGCAACACCATGGAGGGTGTCCAGGAGGTCAAGAACGCTGCTTGCGAGCGCTTGATCGCCGAGCGTGTCAACcaaaagctcaaggctggtacTAACACCAGCGGCGCTATTGGTGGCCGTCTGGCCGATGTTATGTCTCGTATCCACGTCGCCCAGCCCATGGGTGGCCAGACTCTTGAGACATTCATTCCCGAGGGTATCAAGGACCGCAAGAAGTACGATAAGGAGGATCCTGAGCGACGAAGAACCGCCAGGGACGAGCAGGATGAGAACGGTGGCGCTGGTGTCTTCAACGTTGACATGAAGGCCGACTACATGCTCGCCAACCCTGAGTGGAAGTACGACAAGATTCCCGAGATTTACGACGGAAAGAACGTCTACGACTTCATCGACCCCGATATCGAGGCCAAGCTCCAGGctctcgaggaagaggaggagaagctcgaggctGAGGGCTTCTACGAGtctgatgaggatgatgaggatgatgaagaggccGAGGTCCTGCGCAAGGCCGAGCTGATCCGCGAGAAGCAGCAACTCATCCGCAACGAGGCCCGCATGAAGAAGCGTCTCAAGAACCAGGCTATCATCCCCcgcaagatgatgaagaagcccCTCTCCGAGTTCGAGGATGCCCTCGACCAGCTCGGTGTCGACACCACCGACATTGCCGACCGTGCCCGCGAGAGGTCCCGAGGCCGCGCCCGCTCCAGGTCTCGCATGGGTACCGAGGACCCCGACTCCATGGATGTCGACGGACACACCAGCACTCCCCGCGAGCGCATGCGTTCCATCAGCCGACCCGCCAGCCGCGCTCCTACAGCCAGCCGTCGCGACGACGGTGTCCCCGACGATGTTCTCCGATCCAAGGCCGACCGCAttgccaagctcaaccagAAGCGCATGAACCGCATGGCCCGAcagggagaaggagatcgGCACACAACTGcatccatcaccaagcaCTTG GTCGTTGGCAAGCGTGGCATGGGCAAGACAAACCGCAGATAG